TGAATATGGAACATAGGCAAACTCTCTTGCTTTTTGTGCTTCTTGGATCAATTCTAATTTTTCCATCCTATTCACTCTCCGCCAGGGAATTTTATTGTTGAATTAACTTTGTAATCCAGTCAAGAACAATACCACCAAAGTAAACACCGAATACCCCAACTACAGCTGAAAACACAGGAGGTGCAGGTAAAGGTAGTTTTAAAAACTTAAATAGCATACCAACAATTAACCCAGCAATTAATGCCATAAAGACTTCTTTCATCTCGGTACCCTCACATTATATATATTAATAATTACTTGTTGCTAGCTCACCTTTACTGATTGACACACCAGAACTTGCACCAATTCTTGAAGCTCCTGCTTCAACCATTGCTAATGCGTCTTCGCGGCTACGTACACCACCAGATG
The window above is part of the Bacillus sp. SORGH_AS_0510 genome. Proteins encoded here:
- a CDS encoding XapX domain-containing protein; translated protein: MKEVFMALIAGLIVGMLFKFLKLPLPAPPVFSAVVGVFGVYFGGIVLDWITKLIQQ